Proteins encoded together in one Peribacillus asahii window:
- a CDS encoding DUF2621 family protein has translation MLEGWFLWFILFWVLTLVLLMGIGGFFMFRKFLKRLPKQDGKSDMDWEEYYVKQTKELWSHDQKVLLDDLVDPVPELFRDVARQKIAGKIGELALKEKANEITEDLIIRGYIIATPKRDHKFLKKKLLEREVNMSLYEHLFES, from the coding sequence ATGCTTGAAGGTTGGTTTCTATGGTTTATTCTGTTTTGGGTCCTTACGTTAGTGCTGCTAATGGGAATTGGTGGTTTCTTTATGTTTCGAAAGTTTTTAAAACGGTTACCAAAGCAGGATGGAAAATCCGATATGGATTGGGAAGAATATTACGTGAAACAAACAAAGGAATTGTGGTCACACGATCAAAAAGTGTTATTAGACGATTTAGTTGACCCTGTTCCAGAATTATTTCGAGATGTTGCTCGTCAGAAAATTGCCGGTAAAATTGGTGAATTAGCATTGAAAGAGAAAGCGAACGAAATTACTGAGGATTTAATCATTCGTGGATATATTATTGCAACACCGAAGCGTGATCATAAGTTTTTAAAGAAAAAACTTCTTGAACGGGAAGTGAATATGAGCCTATATGAGCATTTGTTTGAATCATAA
- a CDS encoding response regulator, with translation MAKILVVDDAKFMRMTLSNILKKANHQVVGEAENGQEAIELYRDLNPDLVTMDITMPVMSGLDAVKGIKQEFPTAKVIMCSAMGQQKMVVEAIEAGAKDFIVKPFDEGRVIEAINRTLS, from the coding sequence ATGGCAAAAATATTAGTAGTAGATGATGCAAAGTTTATGAGGATGACCCTTTCTAACATATTGAAAAAAGCTAATCATCAAGTAGTTGGTGAAGCTGAAAATGGACAGGAAGCGATTGAGCTATATCGAGACTTAAATCCAGACCTTGTAACAATGGATATTACCATGCCGGTTATGAGCGGGTTAGATGCGGTAAAAGGAATTAAACAGGAATTTCCTACAGCTAAAGTGATCATGTGTTCTGCAATGGGGCAACAGAAAATGGTCGTCGAAGCGATTGAAGCAGGTGCCAAGGATTTTATTGTGAAACCTTTTGATGAGGGGCGAGTGATTGAGGCTATAAACCGTACTCTCAGTTAA
- a CDS encoding DUF896 domain-containing protein produces the protein MLSKEKLARINELSKKSKEVGLTMEEAKEQTKLRSEYLETFRQSMSNTLEHMTVIDPEGKDVTPQKIKDIKAKRRLH, from the coding sequence ATGCTATCAAAAGAAAAATTAGCTCGTATTAATGAGTTATCTAAAAAATCTAAAGAAGTCGGCTTAACAATGGAAGAGGCAAAGGAGCAAACGAAGCTCCGGAGCGAATATTTAGAGACGTTTCGACAATCTATGTCTAATACGTTGGAGCATATGACTGTTATTGATCCAGAAGGAAAAGACGTAACTCCACAAAAAATTAAAGATATTAAAGCAAAAAGAAGGTTACATTAA
- a CDS encoding cytochrome c biogenesis protein CcdA: MDDLNIFLAFGAGVLSFISPCCLPLYPAFLSYITGMSVGDIKAEPVMLQRRSFLHTLFFLLGFSLVFIALGFSTSFLGTFFYDYSDLIRQIGAILIILFGLIILGVFQPQFLMKDKRIEFKNRPTGYFGSMIIGLAFAAGWTPCTGPILGAVISMGISQPTSAMYYMIAYILGFAIPFFMLSFFIGKLSWIKKYSSSMIKAGGYLMIVMGVVLFFDWMTKIISVLSSLFGGFTGF; encoded by the coding sequence TTGGATGATTTGAATATCTTTTTAGCTTTTGGAGCAGGGGTACTGAGTTTTATTTCACCATGTTGTTTACCATTATATCCAGCTTTTCTTTCTTATATAACAGGGATGAGTGTAGGAGATATTAAAGCAGAACCGGTTATGCTCCAAAGAAGAAGTTTCTTACATACGCTTTTCTTTTTATTAGGCTTTTCTCTTGTATTTATTGCCCTTGGTTTTAGTACCTCTTTTTTAGGGACCTTTTTTTATGATTATTCTGATTTGATTCGTCAAATTGGGGCCATTCTTATTATCCTTTTTGGTTTAATTATTTTAGGAGTGTTTCAGCCACAATTTTTAATGAAAGATAAGAGGATTGAATTTAAAAATCGACCTACTGGTTATTTTGGTTCTATGATTATTGGTCTCGCGTTTGCAGCAGGATGGACACCTTGCACAGGACCTATTCTTGGTGCCGTTATATCTATGGGGATATCTCAACCGACTTCTGCGATGTATTATATGATTGCTTATATTTTAGGCTTTGCGATTCCGTTTTTCATGCTATCCTTCTTTATTGGAAAATTGTCCTGGATTAAAAAGTATAGTTCTAGCATGATAAAAGCCGGTGGATACTTAATGATTGTAATGGGAGTGGTGTTATTTTTTGATTGGATGACCAAGATTATTAGTGTTTTATCTAGTCTATTTGGAGGATTTACAGGGTTTTAA
- the sirA gene encoding sporulation inhibitor of replication protein SirA translates to MRTYRVYLIEEEVAQLYFGRERSLFNLFLEYVQTTGSLRDILHKQIEYVTKIIPNEQVKKVIEQQKKQNFCYQNGGYYLEKNNGRSCATLWIHRDFVEIQSSGDYVAETAFFECIRKCGPSFLAIDFDHERFGWLKPIKERKFV, encoded by the coding sequence ATGAGAACCTATCGAGTCTATTTAATAGAAGAGGAAGTTGCTCAGCTTTATTTTGGAAGAGAAAGGTCACTTTTCAATTTATTTTTGGAATATGTTCAGACAACGGGATCTTTACGAGATATTTTACACAAGCAAATTGAATATGTAACGAAAATAATTCCAAATGAGCAAGTGAAGAAAGTGATTGAACAGCAAAAGAAGCAGAATTTTTGCTATCAAAATGGGGGATATTACTTAGAAAAGAATAATGGCAGGAGTTGTGCAACATTATGGATTCATCGAGATTTTGTGGAGATTCAATCGAGCGGAGATTATGTAGCAGAAACGGCCTTTTTTGAATGCATTCGTAAATGTGGGCCTAGCTTCTTGGCTATTGATTTCGATCATGAGCGTTTTGGCTGGCTCAAGCCGATTAAGGAAAGAAAATTTGTCTAA
- a CDS encoding CcdC family protein translates to MVIYISAVIAIIMGITVYKFRMTETERPVNVKKIILPPLFMSTGALMFIFPMFRITSYEFIEAFTVGLLFSILLIKTSKFEVRDNQIYMQRSKAFVFILVALLLIRLVAKIILGNTLEFGVLAGMFYILALGMIVPWRIAMYFQYQKVKESQLGNGKMA, encoded by the coding sequence ATGGTGATTTATATATCCGCGGTAATTGCTATTATTATGGGGATTACTGTATATAAGTTCAGGATGACTGAAACCGAAAGACCCGTGAATGTGAAGAAGATTATTTTGCCGCCTCTATTTATGAGTACGGGGGCTTTAATGTTTATTTTTCCGATGTTTCGCATAACCAGTTATGAATTTATAGAAGCATTTACAGTAGGGCTGTTATTTTCGATTTTATTAATTAAAACATCCAAGTTTGAAGTGAGAGACAATCAAATTTATATGCAGAGATCGAAAGCGTTTGTATTTATTTTGGTTGCTCTTTTATTAATCCGCTTAGTTGCTAAAATTATATTAGGAAATACACTAGAATTTGGTGTATTAGCTGGCATGTTTTATATTCTCGCGTTAGGAATGATTGTTCCTTGGCGAATTGCAATGTATTTCCAATATCAAAAAGTAAAAGAGTCGCAGTTAGGTAACGGAAAAATGGCTTGA
- a CDS encoding exonuclease SbcCD subunit D, with product MKFIHTADWHLGKVVHGVHMTEDQRFALQQFIEVVEEEKPDAVVIAGDLYDRSVPPTEAVELLDQTLYKINVEMKTPIVAISGNHDSAERLSFGSTWYRQSQLYLEGRIVNSFEPARINGVNFYSVPYAEPGVVRQIIGDPHIQSHQEAMKAITDRISETLNPNEANVLVGHAFVLGGKESDSERVLSVGGTGCVHVDVFDAFDYTALGHLHSPDAIRHPKVYYSGSLLKYSFSEATQKKSLSIIEMKENGDFDLRYRSLTPKRDVREIAGYMEELLDPSFYQHQQIEDYLKITLLDEGSLIDPINRLRQVYPNVLHLERKWDVMDLRRKQSFSSIKDERKSELDLFETFYNEMTNREFDQKKRDVMIAVIDSVKQEEGEK from the coding sequence ATGAAGTTTATTCATACCGCTGATTGGCATTTAGGAAAGGTTGTACATGGTGTTCATATGACGGAAGACCAACGATTTGCGCTGCAGCAGTTTATAGAAGTAGTAGAAGAGGAAAAGCCGGATGCTGTTGTCATTGCCGGTGATTTATATGACCGCTCCGTTCCACCAACCGAAGCAGTGGAGCTTTTAGATCAAACATTATATAAAATCAATGTAGAAATGAAAACACCGATTGTGGCCATCTCAGGTAATCATGATTCGGCGGAACGACTATCTTTTGGTTCGACTTGGTATCGTCAAAGCCAGCTTTATTTAGAGGGGAGAATCGTCAATAGTTTTGAGCCTGCTCGGATTAATGGTGTGAATTTTTATAGTGTTCCTTATGCTGAACCTGGTGTTGTGCGTCAAATTATCGGAGATCCTCATATTCAATCGCATCAAGAGGCAATGAAAGCAATTACAGATCGGATTTCTGAAACGTTGAATCCAAATGAAGCGAATGTGTTAGTCGGTCATGCTTTCGTATTAGGAGGTAAGGAAAGTGATTCAGAGCGTGTACTATCAGTTGGCGGGACGGGGTGTGTGCACGTTGATGTTTTTGATGCCTTTGATTATACAGCGTTAGGACATTTACATAGTCCTGATGCAATCCGCCATCCGAAGGTTTACTATTCAGGCTCACTATTAAAATATTCTTTTTCAGAAGCGACTCAGAAGAAGTCGTTGTCAATTATTGAAATGAAGGAGAATGGTGATTTTGATTTACGCTATCGTTCGTTAACACCGAAGCGGGATGTACGTGAAATCGCAGGGTATATGGAAGAATTATTAGACCCTAGCTTCTATCAACATCAACAAATAGAAGATTACTTGAAAATTACGCTATTAGACGAAGGGTCCTTGATAGATCCGATTAATAGACTGCGTCAAGTGTATCCTAATGTGCTTCACCTGGAGCGGAAATGGGATGTTATGGATTTGCGAAGAAAGCAATCCTTTTCTTCTATTAAAGATGAACGGAAATCGGAACTAGATTTATTTGAAACATTTTATAATGAAATGACCAATCGTGAATTCGATCAAAAGAAACGAGATGTCATGATTGCTGTGATTGATTCGGTGAAGCAAGAGGAGGGAGAAAAATGA
- a CDS encoding YneF family protein has translation MWLYILVGFLALLAGIALGFFIARKYMMDYLKKNPPINEQMLKMMMMQMGQKPSQKKINQMMQAMNKQQGK, from the coding sequence ATGTGGTTATACATTCTAGTTGGCTTTCTAGCATTGCTTGCTGGTATTGCTCTAGGATTTTTCATCGCTCGTAAGTACATGATGGACTATTTGAAGAAAAATCCGCCAATTAATGAACAAATGTTAAAAATGATGATGATGCAAATGGGACAAAAACCATCGCAAAAGAAAATTAATCAAATGATGCAAGCAATGAATAAACAACAAGGTAAATAA
- a CDS encoding Hsp20/alpha crystallin family protein has product MNMQEPDSKKQQTEAQLFDEWVKKFFLDPHTQILDAETFFIDIYESDDEYFIEAALENYKTEDLSVRLQHDALTISVHDKSSSAKQGHPNIIERVIHFPFSLYHHQIRAEYAYSLLTIRIHKFHTCPIQTTIKIE; this is encoded by the coding sequence ATGAATATGCAAGAACCAGACAGCAAGAAACAACAGACAGAGGCCCAATTATTTGACGAATGGGTGAAGAAATTTTTTCTTGATCCTCATACTCAAATTTTAGATGCCGAAACATTTTTTATTGATATTTATGAAAGTGATGACGAATATTTTATTGAAGCAGCTTTAGAAAACTATAAAACAGAAGATCTTAGTGTGAGACTTCAACATGATGCACTTACCATTTCCGTGCACGATAAGTCTAGCTCAGCCAAACAAGGACACCCAAACATAATAGAACGGGTGATTCATTTCCCCTTTTCACTTTATCATCATCAAATACGTGCTGAGTATGCTTATTCACTATTAACTATTCGCATTCATAAATTTCATACTTGCCCTATACAAACAACTATTAAAATTGAATAG
- the tkt gene encoding transketolase, translating into MSEKIDALAINTIRTLSIDAIEKANSGHPGMPMGAAPMAYTLWTQFMNHNPKNPNWFNRDRFVLSAGHGSMLLYSLLHLSGYDLSLDDLKNFRQWGSKTPGHPEYGHTAGVDATTGPLGQGIAMAVGMAMAERHLAETYNQDGYNVVDHFTYSICGDGDLMEGVSAEAASLAGHLKLGRLVVLYDSNDISLDGDLDKSFSESVAKRFDAYGWQYLRVEDGNDLGEIAKAIEEAKADENRPTLIEVKTVIGYGSPNRSGKSSVHGAPLGADELKLTKDAYKWTFEKDFHVPDEVYSHFTEACVQAGSQKEQAWTDLFANYKEAYPELASQLEVAIKGELPTGWDQNIPVYEEGKSLATRASSGEVLNAIAKNVPSFIGGSADLAGSNNTTIKGEADLVPGEYSGRNIWFGVREFAMGAALNGMALHGGVKVFGGTFFVFSDYLRPAIRLAALMKLPVTYVFTHDSIAVGEDGPTHEPIEQLASLRAMPNLGVIRPADGNETAAAWKLALESEDKPTALVLTRQGLPTLKNTAELALEGVSKGAYIVSPATKQEADALLLATGSEVSLAVEAQQALASEGIDVAVVSMPSWDRFEAQTKEYKQSVLNPSIKKRLALEVASPFGWDRYTGDEGDILAINHFGASAPGGRIMKEFGFTVENIVSRVKTLIQQ; encoded by the coding sequence ATGTCAGAAAAAATCGATGCATTAGCCATCAATACGATTCGAACATTGTCGATTGATGCAATTGAAAAAGCTAATTCAGGTCATCCTGGTATGCCAATGGGAGCAGCGCCAATGGCGTATACATTATGGACTCAATTTATGAACCATAACCCAAAAAATCCAAACTGGTTTAACAGAGACCGCTTTGTACTTTCAGCAGGTCATGGTTCTATGCTTTTATATAGCTTACTTCATTTATCTGGATATGATTTATCATTAGATGATTTAAAGAATTTCCGTCAATGGGGAAGTAAAACACCAGGACATCCAGAATACGGTCATACAGCTGGAGTAGATGCGACAACAGGTCCACTTGGACAAGGGATTGCGATGGCAGTTGGGATGGCAATGGCAGAACGTCATTTAGCTGAAACGTATAACCAAGATGGCTATAATGTAGTTGACCATTTTACATATAGTATTTGCGGCGATGGTGATTTAATGGAAGGTGTTTCAGCAGAAGCGGCTTCACTAGCTGGTCACTTAAAATTAGGTCGCTTAGTCGTGTTATATGATTCAAACGATATTTCATTAGATGGTGATTTAGATAAATCATTTAGTGAAAGTGTAGCGAAGCGTTTCGATGCATATGGTTGGCAGTATTTACGTGTCGAAGATGGCAATGATTTAGGTGAAATTGCGAAAGCGATTGAAGAAGCGAAAGCGGATGAGAATCGTCCGACATTAATTGAAGTGAAAACAGTCATTGGATATGGTTCACCAAACCGTTCTGGTAAATCATCTGTTCATGGTGCTCCACTAGGTGCAGATGAATTAAAATTAACAAAAGATGCTTACAAATGGACGTTTGAAAAAGATTTCCACGTTCCTGATGAGGTGTACAGCCACTTTACAGAAGCATGTGTACAAGCAGGAAGTCAAAAAGAGCAAGCGTGGACAGACTTATTTGCAAATTATAAAGAAGCATACCCAGAACTTGCTAGTCAATTAGAAGTTGCTATTAAAGGTGAGCTGCCTACAGGTTGGGATCAAAACATTCCTGTATATGAGGAAGGTAAATCATTAGCAACACGTGCATCAAGTGGTGAAGTGTTGAATGCAATTGCGAAAAACGTGCCAAGCTTTATCGGCGGTTCAGCTGACTTGGCTGGTTCTAACAACACGACGATTAAAGGAGAAGCAGATCTTGTCCCTGGTGAATATAGCGGTCGTAATATCTGGTTCGGTGTCCGTGAATTCGCAATGGGTGCTGCTTTAAATGGAATGGCGTTACATGGCGGTGTGAAAGTATTTGGAGGAACATTCTTCGTATTCTCGGATTACTTACGTCCAGCAATTCGTCTAGCTGCTTTAATGAAGCTTCCAGTCACATACGTGTTTACTCACGATAGTATTGCAGTAGGAGAAGATGGTCCTACTCATGAACCAATCGAACAATTAGCTTCTTTACGTGCGATGCCAAACCTAGGTGTGATTCGTCCAGCTGATGGAAATGAAACAGCGGCAGCATGGAAGCTAGCTCTTGAATCAGAAGATAAACCGACAGCTCTTGTATTAACTCGTCAAGGTCTGCCAACGTTGAAAAATACAGCTGAACTAGCTTTAGAAGGTGTATCTAAAGGGGCTTACATCGTGTCTCCAGCGACAAAACAAGAAGCTGATGCATTATTACTTGCAACTGGTTCAGAAGTGAGCTTAGCTGTGGAAGCACAACAAGCTTTAGCATCAGAAGGTATTGATGTTGCCGTTGTCAGCATGCCATCTTGGGATCGTTTTGAAGCTCAAACGAAAGAATACAAACAAAGTGTTTTAAATCCTTCTATTAAAAAGCGTCTAGCGTTAGAAGTAGCTTCACCGTTTGGTTGGGACCGCTATACAGGCGATGAAGGTGATATTTTAGCAATTAATCACTTCGGAGCATCTGCACCAGGCGGAAGAATTATGAAGGAATTTGGTTTTACAGTTGAAAATATCGTTTCTCGAGTTAAAACGTTAATTCAACAATAA
- a CDS encoding Ig-like domain-containing protein, translated as MRNRGILSLVAIGVLALSLSVGTVKAEGNEFELARKAIERQVEKPLPKGLVDSATLNQLQVEIKGSAKSSNKIGTVSRASSDDNYTIEEEYNDDFDSANRISFEKTTFGQLLPFGDIDVYKVVMPRSGLLLVGGVTDSYAINLGFLATQKDFVENSKLEYLGNEYEDGVEVRAYQAKAGTYYVGVFDLDNEYYIDDNTEEDLYAIGTIFIDNVKPSKPTVKKVDDNDKVVKGKAEASSTVTVKVGSKKLGSAKASSNGNYSVKIKAQKKGTILSITAKDKAGNTSSKATTTVVKH; from the coding sequence ATGCGCAATAGAGGTATTTTGTCATTAGTAGCTATAGGTGTATTAGCTTTATCATTATCGGTAGGCACTGTTAAGGCAGAAGGAAATGAGTTCGAGTTGGCAAGGAAAGCTATTGAACGCCAAGTAGAAAAGCCACTTCCAAAAGGTTTAGTGGATTCGGCTACATTGAATCAACTCCAAGTAGAAATAAAAGGCTCTGCAAAAAGTTCCAATAAAATAGGTACTGTGAGTCGTGCTTCCAGTGATGATAATTATACTATTGAAGAAGAGTATAATGACGATTTTGATTCAGCAAATAGAATATCATTTGAAAAAACAACGTTCGGTCAATTACTTCCTTTTGGTGATATAGATGTTTATAAAGTTGTCATGCCTAGGAGTGGACTTTTACTAGTAGGAGGAGTAACTGACTCATATGCTATTAATCTAGGATTTCTTGCAACGCAAAAAGATTTTGTTGAGAATAGTAAGCTGGAATATTTAGGAAATGAGTATGAGGATGGTGTTGAAGTACGAGCTTATCAAGCTAAAGCAGGTACATACTATGTGGGTGTTTTCGATCTAGATAACGAGTATTATATTGACGATAATACAGAAGAGGACTTATATGCGATCGGAACTATATTTATAGACAATGTTAAGCCATCTAAGCCAACTGTTAAAAAAGTTGATGATAATGATAAAGTTGTAAAAGGTAAAGCAGAAGCATCATCAACTGTGACTGTAAAAGTAGGAAGTAAGAAACTTGGGTCTGCCAAGGCTAGTTCAAACGGAAATTACTCTGTTAAGATAAAAGCACAGAAAAAGGGAACTATACTTTCTATTACTGCAAAGGATAAGGCGGGGAATACTAGTTCAAAGGCAACTACTACAGTTGTAAAACATTAA
- a CDS encoding AAA family ATPase codes for MKPLKLTMQAFGPYANCETIDFTELANRTMFVISGKTGAGKTTIFDGISFAIYGKASGEDRNSADLRSQFAEEHMITSVSLEFRLRGKTYFIQRSPQQERKKKSGEGTTTIGAKAELYELSVDGDKKLLGANVREVDENIKHIIGIDANQFRQILMIPQGEFRKLLTSESKEKEQILQKLFHTEQYKRIEEKLKEEALSLKRECEKNLQARMDLLKSIIVSDNEELQTAIAAAEPNEQLILPLLADEITASIQQRDAYNRQLKEKQESRDLLHQEITKAEQVLQLFAEKEKRHHEKEELAAKRTQIEEWKESLKRAQKASLLEKQEQYYLRVGREKQNNEEELKKLAVQADHLAVQHQQLAQVYESELSKAGEREEAMRAVHQLQQLKESVFSFVQLQTDVQQSEEKWKQSIVKREAAEQTLAEKERLVEQILQTKADAEQATLLYAEKEREAEKNEALLTKLNKLSDSLIALENAEQQKNEQLQQLRNKMELHAQEQQRFAELEEKWRASQAGLLARTLQTGHACPVCGAEDHPNPAHLLEEMPSEADMKQQKQRLTEREEQKRKKESEFFQAESQFNSLQKRVQEQEEELIEIVSTFERNKLSSYQHDYHEQAARLRLELTQLLQKKQALKHLEAQLLQVKEEVQELKASLTQWKEIEDQAKTAYIEQKTKLTGLTESLPEQIRTKQAYLLTLNEAIATQKKLQEAFEHAQMALQKAKEQESAIRTKKEIVEKKVTSLQRELDEERTKFSADMTKQGFATYKEYGAAKRTESEIEWMEKEIQQYEQQWQTITSLYHDVELKLMGVTRPDLISLQATFKRLNEELELLRHQQNEVTIAQQKNEQIQATLMEMKEQQQEMEERYSIVGHLYEMARGQNPFRITFERYVLAAFLDDILKEANTRLLKMTSGRYQLLRKLDPARRNIQSGLELSVYDQYTSQERHVKTLSGGESFKAALALALGLADVVQNHAGGISLETMFIDEGFGTLDPESLDQAIEALMDIQSSGRLVGIISHVPELKERIDAQLEVMATQKGSRTAFCFSS; via the coding sequence ATGAAACCGCTGAAATTAACGATGCAGGCATTTGGTCCATATGCCAATTGTGAAACGATTGATTTTACTGAACTTGCTAATCGCACGATGTTTGTTATTTCTGGAAAAACCGGTGCTGGAAAAACGACCATTTTTGATGGGATTAGTTTTGCGATTTACGGAAAGGCGAGTGGTGAAGATCGAAATAGTGCAGATTTAAGAAGTCAATTTGCAGAAGAGCATATGATAACAAGTGTGTCACTGGAATTTAGGCTACGTGGAAAAACTTATTTTATCCAACGCTCGCCGCAACAAGAACGAAAGAAGAAATCAGGAGAGGGCACAACGACTATTGGGGCGAAAGCAGAGCTCTATGAATTATCTGTAGATGGTGATAAGAAATTACTTGGAGCGAATGTGCGTGAAGTAGATGAAAACATTAAACACATTATCGGAATTGATGCTAATCAATTTCGTCAAATCTTAATGATTCCACAAGGGGAATTTCGAAAGCTATTAACGTCTGAGAGTAAAGAGAAAGAACAAATTCTTCAGAAGTTATTTCATACAGAACAATATAAACGAATTGAAGAGAAACTGAAAGAAGAAGCCTTATCTTTAAAAAGAGAATGTGAAAAAAATTTGCAAGCGCGTATGGATTTGTTAAAAAGTATTATCGTTTCTGATAATGAAGAATTGCAAACAGCGATAGCGGCGGCTGAACCGAATGAACAGCTCATCCTTCCTTTATTAGCAGACGAGATTACAGCCTCCATCCAACAGCGGGATGCATATAACCGTCAACTAAAAGAGAAACAAGAATCTCGGGATTTATTACATCAAGAGATTACAAAGGCTGAACAAGTACTGCAACTATTTGCTGAAAAGGAAAAGCGACATCATGAGAAAGAAGAGTTAGCAGCTAAGCGAACTCAAATAGAAGAATGGAAAGAAAGTTTGAAAAGAGCTCAGAAAGCTTCGCTGCTTGAGAAGCAGGAACAGTATTATTTGCGTGTCGGTAGAGAAAAACAAAATAATGAAGAAGAACTAAAGAAGTTAGCTGTGCAAGCAGATCATCTAGCTGTTCAACATCAACAACTAGCACAAGTATATGAATCAGAGCTTTCAAAAGCAGGGGAACGGGAAGAAGCGATGCGTGCCGTTCATCAGCTGCAGCAACTAAAAGAGTCTGTTTTTTCATTTGTTCAACTTCAGACAGACGTTCAACAAAGTGAAGAGAAGTGGAAGCAAAGTATTGTAAAACGAGAAGCAGCAGAGCAAACTTTAGCGGAAAAAGAACGATTAGTTGAACAAATTTTACAAACGAAAGCTGATGCTGAACAAGCTACATTGCTTTATGCTGAGAAAGAACGGGAAGCGGAAAAGAATGAAGCATTGTTAACAAAGTTAAATAAGCTCTCGGACAGCCTAATTGCACTGGAAAATGCAGAACAACAAAAAAATGAACAACTACAGCAATTAAGGAATAAAATGGAGCTGCATGCTCAAGAGCAGCAGCGTTTTGCGGAGCTTGAAGAAAAATGGAGAGCAAGTCAGGCTGGTTTATTAGCAAGAACATTGCAAACAGGGCATGCTTGTCCAGTTTGTGGTGCAGAGGATCATCCGAACCCAGCCCATTTGCTTGAAGAAATGCCGTCAGAAGCAGATATGAAGCAGCAAAAGCAACGTTTAACAGAAAGGGAAGAGCAAAAACGCAAAAAAGAGAGTGAATTTTTTCAAGCAGAGTCCCAATTTAATTCGTTGCAAAAGCGGGTTCAGGAACAAGAAGAAGAACTAATCGAAATTGTTTCAACTTTTGAGCGTAATAAATTGTCCTCTTATCAACATGATTATCATGAACAAGCTGCTAGACTTCGTTTAGAGTTAACTCAATTGCTTCAAAAGAAGCAAGCGCTAAAACATTTAGAAGCACAACTCTTACAAGTAAAAGAAGAGGTACAGGAGCTAAAAGCAAGTCTTACACAATGGAAAGAAATAGAGGATCAGGCTAAAACGGCTTATATCGAACAGAAAACGAAGCTTACAGGATTAACAGAATCGCTTCCAGAACAAATTCGTACAAAACAAGCTTATTTACTTACCTTGAATGAAGCGATAGCCACACAAAAGAAATTGCAAGAAGCATTTGAGCATGCGCAAATGGCTTTACAAAAAGCGAAGGAACAGGAGTCTGCTATTCGTACGAAAAAAGAAATAGTAGAGAAAAAGGTGACCTCCTTACAGCGAGAATTAGATGAGGAACGAACAAAATTTAGTGCAGATATGACAAAGCAAGGATTTGCCACCTACAAAGAGTATGGTGCTGCGAAACGAACTGAAAGTGAAATAGAGTGGATGGAAAAAGAAATTCAACAGTACGAACAGCAATGGCAAACGATTACGAGTTTGTATCATGATGTTGAATTGAAACTTATGGGAGTTACTCGCCCTGATTTAATTAGTCTTCAAGCCACTTTTAAACGACTTAATGAGGAACTTGAATTGCTTCGCCATCAACAAAACGAAGTAACCATAGCGCAGCAAAAAAACGAACAGATTCAAGCAACATTAATGGAAATGAAAGAGCAACAACAAGAAATGGAAGAAAGGTATAGTATCGTCGGGCATTTATATGAAATGGCAAGAGGACAAAACCCATTTAGAATCACGTTTGAGCGCTATGTACTCGCAGCTTTTTTAGATGATATTTTAAAAGAGGCCAATACACGTTTATTGAAAATGACGAGCGGACGTTATCAATTGTTACGTAAATTAGATCCGGCACGTAGAAATATTCAAAGTGGGTTAGAACTATCCGTATATGATCAATATACAAGTCAAGAACGTCATGTGAAAACATTGTCAGGTGGCGAAAGCTTTAAAGCAGCACTTGCTCTTGCATTAGGGCTTGCAGATGTTGTTCAAAATCATGCAGGCGGAATCTCATTAGAAACGATGTTTATTGATGAAGGATTTGGGACATTAGATCCGGAATCTTTAGATCAGGCCATTGAGGCACTAATGGATATTCAAAGCAGCGGCCGCTTAGTCGGAATTATTTCGCATGTGCCAGAATTAAAGGAGAGAATTGATGCGCAGCTTGAAGTAATGGCTACTCAAAAAGGCAGTCGAACGGCATTTTGCTTCTCAAGTTAG
- a CDS encoding small acid-soluble spore protein P — MTKKDEQNNSNKQSARRNNSGQPAPLSGSHKVKNRNHSRQKHNSHHDM; from the coding sequence ATGACTAAAAAAGATGAGCAAAATAATAGTAATAAACAATCAGCGCGAAGAAATAATTCTGGACAACCCGCACCACTAAGCGGCTCCCATAAAGTAAAAAATCGAAACCATAGCCGTCAAAAACATAATAGTCATCATGATATGTAG